Genomic segment of Arachis hypogaea cultivar Tifrunner chromosome 11, arahy.Tifrunner.gnm2.J5K5, whole genome shotgun sequence:
gcattgcatgtgtttgtatgtttcttttatctctttttgtttcttcttaTTATCTTCCTTGTAACTTGGGTCAAGCCAATTAACCAAGCctttgtttttagtatttttcattCTTGTTCTAATGCATGTAATTAATTACTACATTGCTAGAGAGTGATCTatgttttggttttaagggtcctCCATGAGCTTTCATGAGCTCTCACTTTCAAATCAAGATCAGAGGGAAAGTAGTAGTCATATTCCTGTAtgtgttatttttatattataatattgatGGCATGATTTTATGCTTCTTTTGGGGGTAGCTGCCCAAACTTTAGGACACAATATAAAAGCAGAACCATACTATACAGATGTTGCAAGCCAATAATCCGCGATTCTAATATATTGCTTCCACTACATTCTCTTTTCTTTCACTGTTCAATACTATTTGATTGAAAGCAATATCATGtgattcataaataataataataataatatatacagaGAGGAACTTAGAAGCAGGGCATATGGAAAAACAATGTTCTCTTTTGTTAATAGAATCTATCTATGTCAAtgtttttaattagaaaattacTCACTCCTCCAATCTAGATATATATAAGTTAAAAATGTGAATGCATATGATTATTCCGCTGTTGAAAGAGCATTACATATTTACAATATACAAGCTGTATTTGGGATAGGAGTGTGGATGAgattttaaattgtatttttatataacCATGTCGGATGTacaataaaattagttattaaaattagctattagtattagaagacatattaaaatataaaaaatatatattaaaaataagttaaataatatatatatttatattttatatacaaatacataattactaattttgatgtatacatgatattttttattttcacaagTCAAATTCTAAAATTACAAATCACATATATGATTACTTGAgaatttcaattattaatttgTGTTAACAATTCATGTACATTATCTAGTATACTTCACTCAgagtaattatattaaaatattgtttatcttttttttttttaaattttgttcgtgtgtatatatataaatataaattaaaaataaatatattatacttCTTTCTTTTATATAACGTCACatcaataaaaacaaatattttttatattgatcatATAAATAATCATCTAtccaaaataataaatatgattaaaCAACTGGATAAATCCTTAACGAATACAGTCATCTCCCAGTCGTATTAAACGTTCTTGGTATCTTACTAATATGATCTCACCTAACACAAATGTTGATATAATGGTAGAAAcacattataattattaaaaaaatgagatattaggTCATTATAAGGTATaaatatcatcattattatctCCTAAGTACCGAAAATAAAAGTAGCTAGAATACTCAATTAGAGCAAATTTTAAGGTTAATCTccacatttgaaaaaaaaaaagttcaaataAGTTGTTGGTAAGCAAGCAAGTGCAATGATTACTCCTTATCCTCCTATGAAGACAGGCACTTTAATGTTTCCAAATTCCACTTTGTGTTGTACCACTGTTTTTGCTGGAGTAAAGTGTACTCTATAATACAATCatcattttataacaaaaaaaaaaatctaaaaatatttatggAGAAAGGGAAGATATAAATGAACAGAAAAATCACCTTCACCACATGTGAGAGGAAGAGAGATTTAAAATGTGTTAACTTAAATGTGTTTCTTGATATATGTATTGTGTAATAAATTTAAGTAGCAAGCTTGTCACAACATTGAACAACATGACTGTGtatctaaaaacataaaaataagacaGCAATGCAAAGCCTCATTGTACTCTCCTGATTACTTCTCTTCACAGCAAACCTTACACAAGTAGGGAACAGTATCTACCATGACCTTCCCAGCTTCAAAAAAGGATTCGGGTGAAGAGACATAAACAACAACACATGGTCAATAGAACTTTTCTCGAATAAAAAAAGATCGAATCATAAATAAGCACAACAAACTCCAAAAAAAATTGGAGATCAGGAGGGAGGGACATGAAGAATGGACTTGCAGAATCTTTTGAGGTTATTCGGAAGGAAGCAAGATGGCTGGCTGTATGAGTTGCTAAAATTCTCGAGGTTGGCCATGGTTTTATTTGGGATAAAAGGGATGGCCACAAAAAGATTATATGAACACAATGATAATTGATTGGTGCAATGTGTACTAGACCTGAATGTGGAACTGGgataaactgaaaaataaaacCTATTTGAGGACCTCTTTGAATAAATCATGATGTCCAGTTGAAAAATTGAGATTAAAAGGAGTAATAATGAGGAATGCATTCACATTGCTTAGCTTGAGGTGTGAGATGTGGCGCTGCTTGTTGCGGCGCTGCTGGCAGTTGCTGAAGAACTGGAACTCTGAGCAGAGGGTTGGGTGCCCGATTGAGAAATTGGTCCTGCAGTTGACAAGGTCAAGCCAACTGATCCACTTGAAGTGCTCATCGATGAAGACATTCTGGATGAAACAGACTCCTTGCTCAATCCTGAAGCAAGTTCAGGCCGCAActctgatgaagatgatgatggagCAAGAGTGCCCATTGAGGAACCCACGGGATACGGTGCAACCGGCATATCAGCCAAGGAAGAAGCAGATGGGCTATAACTGAGAGAACCCATGGGATGATCAAATTTGCATGCAGGACCAAACTTACAGATTCCACGCTGCGTATAATGAGTGCAAGGTGGTGCCCCCTGATTATCAAACCCAAACATTGGATGATTGATAGTTAAGAACTAAAGAAGGTGAGTCGAACAGATTTTGAAAAACATGCCAACTTAGCAGACAAACTCATCATTGTAAAACAAAATTAATACAGGTGCTATTCTTGAACTCGAACCACAATCTGGAGACCAAGAGTATAACAATAGCAGCCAAAAGGATTATTAAAGTCTATTCCATAGTGAAAAACAACCATGAAGTGGCAAAGAAACATCTATATCTCTTTGTAGCATGAAACATTAGAAGCATCGCTAATCCCATATTGCAAAATTGGAAAACATAAAATGTTCTCCCGAAATAAGTTTGAACAACTCAAGCTATAGTATAGGAACGCAAGCAAATCCAACCAATAAAGGTGAAACAGACAACTTTGTACAAGTATACAACACCTGCACAATATCTCACTACTTCTTGGAAAGGCATTTCATTAGAAATAAATTTCAAGCACAAATAGAAGTTATTACATCTAAATCAATTACAGAAAACAGAGATGCAATAAAGATATACATGGTGAAATAAAACATGATGCAATAAATTACACAGAAAAAATAGGACCTGAAATCCTGAACAGCAATCAAAGATATATATTAGAAATGAAATGGAGTAAAATGATGTTCAGACAAAATGAAGCGTGGGAACAAGACTAAAGAAAAGAGGAGCTTACTTACAGAACCTTCCCTTAGGCAGAGTCAGAATGAGATACTAAATATTTAACAAACATATATCTCACTACTTACACCCCCAACATGAATGTAGCACAAAATGAAAATTCCATTATCATGAAACGTACAATTATACCCAAGGTGCCACCACTAAACCAACAGTTAAATCTACCTGCTTTCAAATTTTGCTAGAAGAACCTTCAATAATCTAGAGATTTGACACATTGACCCAGAAAACTTAGAGATAACTGAAGCACAGCATAACCCAACACGAATGGCAATCATATAAAACACATGCAGCAGAAGAAGAAGCCAATTATGTTATATCCCAttattagtttttcttcttttggaCTACTCCCCTatcagcttcttcttcttttttttttttttttcaatttttgtataTCATTTTTATCACATATTGCCAAAATTTTCAGCAGAGAACATCATCCATAACCCAATATGAGGCAACAAAGAACAAAGGCGTTGAAATGTAATGCTTACCGGGCGCAAAGGAAGACCCACAGGACTAAGGGCCACATTCCCCTTCGGTGCATTAAGGTCTGATGGATGATGATATCTACATGATGGACCAAATTTACATTCCCCTGTTTTCATGTAATACTGACATTCTGGTTGATCAggcctttcaggatatgggttcTCCTTCTGAGTACTACTACCTGAAGGATCAACAGAGGGGCCAGAAGGTTGATAAGGTGCAGAATACCCAGTTGCCTGAGAAGGCAGCTGGGTTATCCTGTAAAGCTGTGTTGGACCAACATTAGATGGAGTACTAGAGGGAAGTAGGGGGCTTGTTGCTTGAGCCTGCACCAAGTGATTGACATCTTTAATGATTACACATATAATGCGAGTAAGCAATCAAAACAAGATGTCAGACCCACCTGATAAGGATTCCAGCCTGGAAAGGGGACCATGGCAGGGGACACTACCACAGGCCCATAAGGGCCCTGGACTAATGAGCCAGGCAGCAACGGAGGCCTTGCAACCAGTACACTATATTGCTGTTGCGAAGGACCAGATGGAGGCTGCACGGTTGGATATAATGGAGAAGGTACCTGTACAGGTAGAGGTGAAACCGGGGGAACTGGTGATGGTGCGGGAATTTGGACACCTGCAGGCTGTGGATGATGGAATTTACAAGTAGCACCAAACTTGCATTGCCCAGTTTTCACGTAATAGGAACACTCTTTCTCTCCctgttattatttataaaattcaagTTGGAACCAAACCTTTTTCCATGATTAGAGAGGGTGAACCCCAACATTCATAGAGATATAATTttgtgaaataaaatataaagtaatacGCACCACTCGCAACGGATATCCATAATAATTTAGTGAGACAAGTGCAGGAGTTCCTGCTGCCTGCCTAGGATGGTTGTACTTGCAAGAAGAACCGAATTTGCATGATCCTGTCCTCATAAAATACTGCAGTTTAAGCATGGGCAGATAGAATCAGCACGAAAGGAACATCAACAACTTTGAAAACAACAATCAAAACAAAATAGAAGTCAACTACACTCTACgcctaaacataaaaaaaactgtTGAGTGCATTAGTTTGTAACTTTGTATAGCTCAAGAGGAATTAAATTGCCAATTGCCAAATACAATCAAATGATGTAAATGCAGCATAGAATTCAGCAGAACCAAATTCAGCACCTGGCATAGAGGCTGGCCCGCACGCTCCGGATACTCCCCTCCACTCCTGGCAGCTCCAATAACCTAAACAGCACGAAGACATATCCCCAAAATTATGAAGCATTTAATCATAAGTGTCCAGCGCAGGCACCTCAATTTCCATAATAATCGATTAAAATTAACTGATAGCAAAAAGATAAATTCAAAGACTTTAAGACAACCCCACTAAGTGGGGGAAAAAATACAATTTCTCCAACTCAACGCAGCCAAGATCAAACGAAATCCAAAGCACACATACATATAGAAGCACAAGATCAAATCAAAGGACCAAAGCAAAAGAACCCttgaagaaaacccaaaagggGTATGAAAAAACGAGAAATTTACCGCGCCACGGTCACGTGGGTGGTTGAACCGACAACGCGAACCATAGCCGCAAAAACCTGTCTTGAGATAATAGATACAATCAGCTTCATCAGGCCTCTGAGGGTACGATTCGGTGCCACCACCCAATCCAAGCTTCCACATAGACTCTGCATTTTGGAAAATAGAATAGAAAAAAGGATTGGAAACTATAACTCATTAGAAGCTCCACATTGCGCTACGAAACCGCGCGAATCAAAGAGAGGGGAAAATCGCGGAATTGAGAATGCAGTGGGGTAAAGGTCGAAATTTTACCTTCGAGCCCCGTGTCGCCGGCGCCGACGTTCCACTCCGGCGGCGGATCAGGCTGCGGCCCTTCGCCGGGACGGCCGTACCGTTCCATTGTACGGAGCCAAAAGAAGAGTGCAGATTGCTACACCCAGAATCCGAAGACCAGAATGAGAGGTTCCGATCAGAGGAGTGAGAaagtagagagagaaaaagaatggGGTTGGGATTTTATGGGgtttctctctcccctctctcacacacacactcaCTCACAGAGAGACAcaagacagagagagagagagagagagagagagagagaatacagcttctgtgtttcttcttcttactTTCAGTTTCAAagcgttttttttattttaattaattagtattttttattttttatgctactctttttactttttttttccttctttttttgtcTTAACTTTGAgagagattttattttattttattttattttattttattctttcttttctttcttttttttcctgtGGGGAGATTGTTGGTTATCTATGTACGCGccaaatttctcagaaaattactaaaaataaaccCACCCTTTACCTCTATATTTAATTTCTTTGTAAGAATAatactttaatttaataaatataattttaatacaataataatataaaatattttataatcatttaattatat
This window contains:
- the LOC112723058 gene encoding zinc finger CCCH domain-containing protein 34 → MERYGRPGEGPQPDPPPEWNVGAGDTGLEESMWKLGLGGGTESYPQRPDEADCIYYLKTGFCGYGSRCRFNHPRDRGAVIGAARSGGEYPERAGQPLCQYFMRTGSCKFGSSCKYNHPRQAAGTPALVSLNYYGYPLRVGEKECSYYVKTGQCKFGATCKFHHPQPAGVQIPAPSPVPPVSPLPVQVPSPLYPTVQPPSGPSQQQYSVLVARPPLLPGSLVQGPYGPVVVSPAMVPFPGWNPYQAQATSPLLPSSTPSNVGPTQLYRITQLPSQATGYSAPYQPSGPSVDPSGSSTQKENPYPERPDQPECQYYMKTGECKFGPSCRYHHPSDLNAPKGNVALSPVGLPLRPGAPPCTHYTQRGICKFGPACKFDHPMGSLSYSPSASSLADMPVAPYPVGSSMGTLAPSSSSSELRPELASGLSKESVSSRMSSSMSTSSGSVGLTLSTAGPISQSGTQPSAQSSSSSATASSAATSSATSHTSS